In one Calditrichota bacterium genomic region, the following are encoded:
- a CDS encoding sigma-54-dependent Fis family transcriptional regulator — MAENSAKARIRVLTVEDDPLMRESIITALQGKCSVSGVESGEKALKYLEHERWDIVLIDIGLPGMDGFALLEKIRARHEDVVCIMITGYGQPENVVRAMRLGAYDYLTKPISRENLFHTVEKAAERVALKQEIEQLRRVEVERNRLDQIVCQSPAMKEIMVMVDKLIKVPGATVLITGETGTGKDLIARAIHYLGQRFQHPFVPVNCAAIPENLWESELFGYERGTFTGGLDKGKPGKFELAHRGTLFLDEVAETPLSQQAKLLHVIENQEFYRVGGTERIQVDVQIIAATNRDLQAAVREGKFRQDLYYRLNVAHIAIPPLREHKEDILPLAKLYLNEFNRKFNKSFVRIPDRTRRLLEEYHWPGNVRELRNVIERAVLTHDGEELRPEFLDFVRREESGAPSTSFSLPPEGIELEEVEKSLLKQALERAGGNKAQAARLLGISKPTFVYRLEKYGIA, encoded by the coding sequence ATGGCTGAGAATTCCGCTAAGGCACGGATTCGTGTGTTAACCGTCGAAGACGATCCCTTGATGCGCGAGTCCATCATCACCGCCCTACAGGGCAAGTGCAGCGTGAGCGGGGTGGAAAGCGGCGAGAAAGCACTCAAGTACTTAGAGCACGAGCGCTGGGACATCGTGCTCATCGATATCGGCCTGCCGGGCATGGACGGGTTTGCCCTTTTGGAGAAGATACGCGCCCGGCACGAGGACGTCGTCTGCATCATGATCACCGGCTATGGGCAACCGGAGAACGTGGTCCGGGCCATGCGACTCGGCGCCTACGATTACCTCACCAAGCCCATCAGTCGGGAGAACCTCTTTCACACGGTGGAGAAGGCCGCCGAGCGCGTCGCTCTCAAGCAGGAGATCGAGCAACTGCGCCGCGTGGAAGTGGAGCGTAACCGCCTGGATCAGATTGTCTGCCAGAGCCCGGCAATGAAAGAGATCATGGTCATGGTGGACAAGCTCATCAAGGTGCCCGGGGCAACGGTGCTCATTACGGGCGAGACCGGTACGGGCAAGGACCTCATCGCGCGCGCCATCCACTACCTGGGACAGCGCTTCCAACATCCGTTTGTCCCGGTCAATTGTGCGGCCATTCCGGAGAACCTTTGGGAGAGCGAGCTCTTCGGATACGAACGCGGGACCTTCACCGGCGGCTTGGACAAGGGCAAGCCTGGCAAGTTTGAGCTCGCACACCGCGGCACGCTTTTCCTCGATGAGGTCGCCGAGACGCCGCTCAGTCAGCAGGCCAAGCTCTTGCACGTGATCGAGAACCAGGAGTTCTACCGCGTTGGCGGCACGGAGAGGATCCAGGTCGACGTGCAGATCATCGCCGCGACCAACCGCGACCTGCAGGCCGCGGTGCGCGAAGGCAAATTCAGGCAAGACCTGTACTACCGCCTGAACGTGGCGCACATCGCCATCCCTCCGCTGCGTGAGCACAAGGAGGACATCCTCCCCCTTGCCAAACTCTACCTGAACGAGTTCAATCGGAAGTTCAACAAGTCCTTTGTGCGCATTCCCGACAGGACGCGCCGCCTGTTAGAAGAGTACCACTGGCCCGGCAACGTGCGCGAACTGCGCAACGTCATCGAGCGCGCCGTGTTGACTCACGACGGCGAGGAGCTGCGACCCGAGTTTTTGGACTTTGTACGGCGCGAAGAGAGCGGGGCCCCCAGCACAAGCTTCTCTCTGCCACCCGAGGGCATCGAGCTGGAAGAAGTGGAGAAGAGCCTCCTGAAGCAGGCACTGGAACGCGCCGGGGGCAACAAGGCGCAAGCAGCCCGCCTGTTGGGCATTTCCAAACCTACCTTCGTTTATCGCCTGGAGAAGTACGGGATCGCTTAG
- a CDS encoding HAMP domain-containing protein → MKLQAKIVLLLAVLIFFFTTVEYGILRLRIAQYHRAVEREYAEANFRRCAALVEQQQAELREVARALAAHGANGVKTLASLSGSTQAATGLLIPPFDIAAIVDRGNLAWWTSVDSVAAGQCGQTAQVALAPFLPLLAADTSGLVNTTCGPLVLASAPCSQEGQRLVVSRFLAEPIARAAMPWELRATFSSAEGAGSPQEVVIDYGRAAQLVARGVLRDITGKPTIGLEVASPKVFLARQEQTLLLALLANTVIGLAVAFIVMALFQKLIIKRINSLVDQVAAIRVTGDFGLRVQVSGTDEVGTLATAFNEALARLHQMAQRIEESEQRYATLVEQSRDGVAILVDGKVRFANRRLMDMAGCKDLEQLAAGGLSFLPEEVRRQVSTSSEPQSSIGAAPIRLLAPGGEEIELEVDLVHGTYDGQPATFLYLRDVSEKKRMERHLQRVDKLTSLGQLSSGIAHEIRTPLGSIQLNLDHLLQCTQLTSEQRHILESSMEAVNRISSIVQRTLDFARPAEPSFEKLQIRRVVDNVLKMMATNLSKAKVSVVQEWADDLPMVQADWQQLNQVFVNIVLNAVQAMPRGGRLRIWGRPRGTQEAPMVEVGFEDTGVGIAPEDLRRVFDPFFTTKHEGVGLGLSVVHRILESHRATIDISSTPGEGTTVCILFPAASEERGEDG, encoded by the coding sequence GTGAAGCTCCAGGCGAAGATTGTCCTGCTCCTGGCAGTGCTCATCTTTTTCTTTACCACGGTGGAGTATGGCATTCTGCGGCTGCGCATTGCCCAGTACCATCGCGCCGTGGAGCGCGAGTACGCAGAGGCCAATTTCCGCCGGTGTGCGGCCCTGGTGGAGCAACAGCAGGCGGAGTTGCGCGAGGTGGCCCGTGCGCTCGCCGCGCACGGCGCCAATGGGGTCAAGACGCTCGCTTCTCTGTCCGGGAGCACGCAGGCCGCGACGGGGTTGCTGATCCCACCGTTTGACATTGCCGCCATAGTTGACCGCGGGAACCTGGCCTGGTGGACGTCTGTGGACTCGGTCGCTGCCGGGCAATGTGGGCAGACCGCGCAGGTGGCCCTTGCTCCGTTTCTTCCGCTTCTTGCCGCCGACACCTCCGGCTTGGTCAATACCACCTGTGGCCCACTGGTTTTGGCAAGTGCCCCATGTTCGCAAGAAGGCCAGCGACTCGTGGTCAGCCGCTTCCTCGCCGAGCCCATTGCGCGCGCAGCCATGCCGTGGGAGTTAAGGGCCACCTTCAGCAGCGCCGAGGGGGCAGGCAGTCCTCAGGAGGTAGTGATCGACTACGGGCGCGCGGCGCAGCTCGTCGCCCGGGGCGTGCTGCGTGATATCACCGGCAAGCCGACCATCGGGTTAGAGGTCGCCAGTCCGAAGGTATTCTTGGCCCGGCAGGAGCAGACGCTGCTTCTCGCCCTGCTCGCCAATACGGTCATCGGCCTCGCCGTCGCCTTCATCGTCATGGCCCTGTTTCAGAAGCTGATCATCAAACGCATCAACTCCCTGGTTGACCAGGTCGCGGCCATTCGCGTCACCGGGGACTTTGGGCTACGCGTGCAAGTCTCCGGCACGGACGAAGTCGGCACCTTGGCGACGGCCTTCAACGAGGCGCTGGCGCGACTCCACCAAATGGCGCAGCGCATCGAAGAGTCTGAGCAGCGTTATGCCACGCTGGTGGAACAGTCCCGGGACGGCGTGGCTATTCTCGTGGACGGCAAAGTGCGGTTCGCTAATCGTCGGCTGATGGACATGGCGGGGTGCAAAGACCTTGAGCAGTTGGCAGCGGGCGGCTTGAGCTTCTTGCCTGAGGAGGTCCGCCGGCAGGTGAGCACTTCCTCTGAACCGCAATCCTCGATCGGTGCGGCGCCGATTCGCCTCCTGGCCCCAGGTGGGGAGGAGATCGAGCTCGAGGTGGACCTGGTGCACGGCACCTACGACGGCCAGCCGGCAACGTTCCTCTACCTGCGCGATGTCAGCGAGAAGAAGCGCATGGAGCGCCATTTGCAGCGGGTGGACAAGCTCACCTCGTTGGGTCAGCTCTCGTCGGGGATCGCCCACGAGATCCGCACGCCCCTCGGCAGCATCCAGCTCAATCTCGATCACCTCCTGCAATGCACCCAGCTCACCAGCGAGCAGCGGCACATACTGGAGAGCAGCATGGAGGCAGTCAACCGCATCTCCAGTATTGTCCAACGCACCTTGGATTTTGCCCGGCCTGCCGAACCGAGCTTCGAAAAGCTCCAGATCCGGCGAGTGGTTGACAATGTGCTGAAGATGATGGCCACCAATCTGAGCAAGGCCAAAGTTTCGGTGGTTCAGGAGTGGGCAGATGACCTGCCCATGGTTCAAGCTGACTGGCAACAACTCAACCAGGTCTTCGTCAACATCGTTCTCAATGCCGTACAGGCCATGCCGCGGGGCGGGCGCCTGCGCATTTGGGGGAGGCCCCGCGGTACACAGGAGGCGCCCATGGTAGAAGTCGGCTTTGAGGATACGGGCGTGGGGATCGCCCCGGAAGACCTCCGCCGCGTCTTTGACCCTTTCTTCACCACGAAGCACGAGGGAGTTGGCTTAGGCCTTTCGGTGGTGCACCGCATCCTTGAATCGCATCGGGCGACCATCGACATTAGCAGCACGCCTGGGGAAGGGACCACGGTCTGCATCCTTTTCCCAGCGGCCTCAGAGGAAAGAGGAGAAGATGGCTGA